A genomic window from Eriocheir sinensis breed Jianghai 21 unplaced genomic scaffold, ASM2467909v1 Scaffold805, whole genome shotgun sequence includes:
- the LOC126994496 gene encoding LOW QUALITY PROTEIN: ral guanine nucleotide dissociation stimulator-like (The sequence of the model RefSeq protein was modified relative to this genomic sequence to represent the inferred CDS: substituted 1 base at 1 genomic stop codon) → MVVLLQRQDAIRRRTQDEAPTWRLWGEEKCDGAIYTVYLKKVRYHHPSRSITQESDDDEISHLEWETVRVRFLKAGTLERLVESLASDTGELESTFVNVFLATYRTFSTTSQVLNLIIDRYLALQAAASSPSSSSPSLSSNCNKKINVPPHLREDHMKALRLTLQVWLDGYTEDFRDPPDFPCLVQLKKFTQENLPDSDLHIKVAYKLDKMKREHGSPMLQKIWSCGEEMRVHCPSPMTNGTHHPYDFADIPEATFAQQLTRMDTVLFKGVIAHQCLGSVWSRRDRGRGDAAASVAATVEQFNAVSFRVQSTILVDTELKPSQRAKLITKWIDIAQELRMHKNFSSLKAIISGLQSNPIYRLKKTWGAVIKDKAELFEELARIFSEENNQLNQRELLMKEGTAKHAQTAHANDRHLPKALEKLATNPLATSYGTIPYLGTFLTDLTMIDTAIPDTVADGLINFDKKRKEFEVLAQIRLLQGAANAYQMEWDEQFERWWESVLVLDDKEAWRLSCQIEPQGSSSTREGKLRKKAQCHQEXQQHCSTSSGSSSSQFFFDNDSLSTPLSHNDSCSLERKMSTSSSSSSLPSLDVSVHSGGTTASGRTPDRSVSTTQLNQPNQTSPYITPDFYIIRVSIESSAHELEGVNLYKSIMLSNSERTVSVIRKAMEKHGFEGNPEDYTLAQFLPDGEMLLPASANVYYAINTQHDLNFVLRRRRHGDESTIIRRNPAKDHKVRKKLLVT, encoded by the exons ATGGTTGTGTTATTACAGCGACAAGACGCTATCAGGCGGCGGACGCAAGATGAG GCGCCGACGTGGCGACTATGGGGAGAGGAAAAATGCGACGGCGCCATCTACACCGTGTACCTGAAGAAGGTGCGCTATCACCACCCCTCGCGGAGCATAACACAG GAGAGCGATGACGATGAGATCTCGCACCTGGAGTGGGAGACGGTGCGGGTCCGGTTCCTCAAGGCCGGGACTCTTGAGCGCCTGGTGGAGTCCCTCGCCTCGGACACGGGGGAGCTGGAGTCCACCTTCGTCAACGTATTCCTGGCCACCTACCGCACCTTCTCCACCACCAGCCAGGTCCTCAACCTCATCATCGACCGCTACCTGGCCCTCCAAGCCGCcgcctcttcaccctcctcttcatctccgtcACTGTCCTCGAATTGCAACAAGAAGATAAATGTTCCGCCCCACCTTCGCGAGGACCATATGAA GGCCCTAAGGTTAACACTACAAGTCTGGCTGGACGGCTACACAGAGGACTTCAGAGACCCTCCAGACTTTCCGTGCCTGGTGCAGCTCAAAAAATTCACTCAAGAAAACTTGCCAGACTCAGACCTCCACATCAAGGTGGCCTACAAGCTGGACAAGATGAAGCGAGAACATG GTTCCCCGATGCTGCAGAAGATCTGGTCCTGTGGCGAGGAGATGCGTGTCCACTGCCCTTCCCCCATGACCAACGGCACACACCACCCGTATGACTTTGCGGACATACCAGAAGCCACCTTTGCTCAACAGCTGACACGTATGGACACA GTGCTGTTCAAGGGGGTCATTGCTCACCAGTGCCTGGGATCAGTGTGGTCACGGCGGGACAGGGGCCGTGGGGACGCAGCGGCCTCGGTTGCAGCCACAGTGGAGCAGTTCAATGCTGTCAGCTTCCGGGTTCAGTCCACCATCCTGGTTGACACGGAATTGAAACCTTCACAGCGAGCAAAACTCATCACCAAGTGGATTGACATTGCTCAG gAATTAAGAATGCACAAGAATTTTTCATCCTTGAAGGCAATAATCTCTGGGCTTCAGTCAAATCCCATCTACAGATTAAAGAAGACCTGGGGTGCTGTGATCAAGGATAAG GCTGAGTTGTTTGAGGAACTTGCCAGAATATTCAGCGAGGAGAACAATCAGTTGAACCAGCGGGAGCTGCTGATGAAGGAGGGAACAGCCAAGCATGCCCAGACAGCCCACGCCAATGACCGCCACCTGCCCAAGGCGCTGGAGAAGTTGGCTACCAATCCACTG GCCACAAGTTATGGCACCATTCCCTACCTCGGAACATTCCTCACCGACTTGACCATGATTGATACAGCCATCCCTGATACTGTTGCTGATGGACTTATCAATTTTGACAAGAAACGCAAAGAATTTGAAGTCTTGGCACAG ATCCGGTTGTTGCAAGGAGCTGCCAATGCCTACCAGATGGAGTGGGATGAGCAGTTTGAGAGGTGGTGGGAGTCTGTGCTGGTGTTGGATGATAAGGAGGCTTGGCGGCTCTCATGCCAGATAGAGCCACAGGGCTCATCCTCCAccagagaaggaaaattaaggaaaaaagctCA GTGTCACCAAGAATGACAGCAGCATTGCAGCACCTCCTCTGGGTCCTCCAGCAGTCAGTTCTTCTTTGACAATGACTCTTTGAGCACCCCACTAAGCCACAATGACTCTTGCTCCTTAGAGAGAAAG atGTCCACCTCATCTAGCAGCTCATCTCTCCCATCACTGGATGTGTCAGTTCACTCAGGTGGCACCACAGCCTCGGGTCGTACTCCAGACCGCTCTGTGTCCACCACACAACTGAACCAGCCTAACCAAACCTCTCCGTATATCACTCCTGACTTCTACATCATCAGAGTTTCTATTGAAAGCAGTGCTCATGAACTAGAAG GAGTGAACTTGTACAAGAGTATCATGCTGAGTAATTCTGAACGCACCGTCTCTGTCATCCGCAAGGCCATGGAAAAGCATGGTTTTGAAGGCAACCCAGAAGACTATACTCTAGCACAGTTCCTGCCTGATGGAG AGATGCTGCTTCCTGCTTCAGCAAATGTGTATTATGCCATCAACACACAACACGACCTCAACTTtgtgctgcggcggcggcggcacggcGATGAATCAACCATCATCAGAAGAAATCCTGCCAAGGATCACAAAGTTCGGAAGAAGCTCCTAGTGACCTAG
- the LOC126994494 gene encoding protein disulfide-isomerase TMX3-like isoform X2: MEVLRFLAALSILQCGTAVTKVLELSDRFLELRGESTWLVMFYAPWCGHCKKLEPIWNHVAHALYGTEIRVGRVDCTRFTAVATEFAVKGFPTIMYIQGDRRHTFRGDRTNEDIVGFAVRMAAPPVQHLASQHDLIGLTERPGHLFFLYAGIQEGPLWDLYKEYAENMRAFHYFYSIGADCMVENFKLESNPAVMVFKDNKHFYYPMPEDWEVAENHSVINETLGEWLNHERFLTYTKITHGILPQLWKIKKYLAITVVKENKIGSITTDEDTFRDMVEEVIVNNRDKYHKYFQFGWTGTPDLANSIAMERLPLPSLLVVNATTMQHHLPEDPPHHLTPQAIQIFLDSIIATSAPAYGGDSWPVRVYRMYYNARTSLEDMWQGNPVLTAVLFGLPLGFLSLICYSIWCSDILDADEDEEHHEKKE, encoded by the exons ATGGAGGTGCTGCGCTTCCTCGCCGCGCTCTCCA TCCTGCAGTGTGGCACAGCGGTGACCAAGGTGCTGGAGCTGAGCGACAGGTTTTTGGAGCTCCGGGGAGAGTCGACATGGCTGGTCATG TTTTATGCTCCATGGTGCGGCCATTGCAAAAAGCTGGAGCCTATCTGGAACCACGTGGCTCATGCTCTGTATGGCACCGAGATCCGTGTTGGCCGAGTGGACTGCACTCGCTTCACTGCTGTGGCCACCGAATTCGCTGTGAAGGGTTTCCCCACCATCATGTA CATTCAAGGGGACAGACGTCATACATTCCGGGGGGACCGCACCAATGAAGACATTGTAGGATTTGCAGTAAGAATGGCAGCACCGCCTGTTCAGCACCTGGCTAGTCAACATGATCTGATAGGCCTCACTGAGCGACCtggccacctcttcttcctctatgctGGCATCCAGGAGGGGCCTTTGTGG gaCTTGTACAAAGAATATGCAGAAAACATGCGAGCCTTCCATTACTTTTACAGCATTGGGGCTGATTGTATGGTCGAG AATTTTAAGCTTGAATCCAATCCAGCAGTGATGGTCTTTAAGGATAACAAGCACTTCTATTATCCAA TGCCAGAAGACTGGGAGGTAGCAGAGAACCACAGTGTGATAAATGAAACCCTGGGAGAGTGGCTCAACCATGAACGATTCCTAACCTACACCAAGATTACCCATGGTATCCTTCCTCAACTCTGGAAG ATTAAGAAGTACCTGGCGATCACAGTGGTCAAGGAGAACAAGATTGGCAGCATCACCACGGATGAAGACAC GTTCCGAGATATGGTGGAAGAAGTGATCGTCAATAACCGTGACAAATACCACAA atATTTCCAGTTTGGGTGGACTGGGACTCCAGACTTGGCCAACAGCATTGCCATGGAGAGGCTGCCTCTGCCATCTCTCTTAGTGGTGAATGCCACCACCATGCAGCACCATCTGCCTGAAGATCCACCCCACCACCTTACTCCACAGGCCATCCAGATATTTCTTGACTCCATAATCGCCACCTCAGCTCCG GCTTATGGGGGAGACTCGTGGCCAGTGAGAGTCTACCGGATGTACTACAATGCACGTACATCCCTTGAGGACATGTGGCAGGGGAACCCAGTATTGACGGCAGTGCTCTTTGGCCTTCCACTtggcttcctctctctcatctgctACTCCATCTGG
- the LOC126994494 gene encoding protein disulfide-isomerase TMX3-like isoform X1 — MEVLRFLAALSILQCGTAVTKVLELSDRFLELRGESTWLVMFYAPWCGHCKKLEPIWNHVAHALYGTEIRVGRVDCTRFTAVATEFAVKGFPTIMYIQGDRRHTFRGDRTNEDIVGFAVRMAAPPVQHLASQHDLIGLTERPGHLFFLYAGIQEGPLWDLYKEYAENMRAFHYFYSIGADCMVENFKLESNPAVMVFKDNKHFYYPMPEDWEVAENHSVINETLGEWLNHERFLTYTKITHGILPQLWKIKKYLAITVVKENKIGSITTDEDTQDYVDGYKFRDMVEEVIVNNRDKYHKYFQFGWTGTPDLANSIAMERLPLPSLLVVNATTMQHHLPEDPPHHLTPQAIQIFLDSIIATSAPAYGGDSWPVRVYRMYYNARTSLEDMWQGNPVLTAVLFGLPLGFLSLICYSIWCSDILDADEDEEHHEKKE; from the exons ATGGAGGTGCTGCGCTTCCTCGCCGCGCTCTCCA TCCTGCAGTGTGGCACAGCGGTGACCAAGGTGCTGGAGCTGAGCGACAGGTTTTTGGAGCTCCGGGGAGAGTCGACATGGCTGGTCATG TTTTATGCTCCATGGTGCGGCCATTGCAAAAAGCTGGAGCCTATCTGGAACCACGTGGCTCATGCTCTGTATGGCACCGAGATCCGTGTTGGCCGAGTGGACTGCACTCGCTTCACTGCTGTGGCCACCGAATTCGCTGTGAAGGGTTTCCCCACCATCATGTA CATTCAAGGGGACAGACGTCATACATTCCGGGGGGACCGCACCAATGAAGACATTGTAGGATTTGCAGTAAGAATGGCAGCACCGCCTGTTCAGCACCTGGCTAGTCAACATGATCTGATAGGCCTCACTGAGCGACCtggccacctcttcttcctctatgctGGCATCCAGGAGGGGCCTTTGTGG gaCTTGTACAAAGAATATGCAGAAAACATGCGAGCCTTCCATTACTTTTACAGCATTGGGGCTGATTGTATGGTCGAG AATTTTAAGCTTGAATCCAATCCAGCAGTGATGGTCTTTAAGGATAACAAGCACTTCTATTATCCAA TGCCAGAAGACTGGGAGGTAGCAGAGAACCACAGTGTGATAAATGAAACCCTGGGAGAGTGGCTCAACCATGAACGATTCCTAACCTACACCAAGATTACCCATGGTATCCTTCCTCAACTCTGGAAG ATTAAGAAGTACCTGGCGATCACAGTGGTCAAGGAGAACAAGATTGGCAGCATCACCACGGATGAAGACAC CCAGGACTATGTTGATGGCTACAA GTTCCGAGATATGGTGGAAGAAGTGATCGTCAATAACCGTGACAAATACCACAA atATTTCCAGTTTGGGTGGACTGGGACTCCAGACTTGGCCAACAGCATTGCCATGGAGAGGCTGCCTCTGCCATCTCTCTTAGTGGTGAATGCCACCACCATGCAGCACCATCTGCCTGAAGATCCACCCCACCACCTTACTCCACAGGCCATCCAGATATTTCTTGACTCCATAATCGCCACCTCAGCTCCG GCTTATGGGGGAGACTCGTGGCCAGTGAGAGTCTACCGGATGTACTACAATGCACGTACATCCCTTGAGGACATGTGGCAGGGGAACCCAGTATTGACGGCAGTGCTCTTTGGCCTTCCACTtggcttcctctctctcatctgctACTCCATCTGG